A genomic region of Glycine max cultivar Williams 82 chromosome 15, Glycine_max_v4.0, whole genome shotgun sequence contains the following coding sequences:
- the LOC100818289 gene encoding 60S ribosomal protein L39, with product MPSHKTFRIKKKLAKKMRQNRPIPYWIRMRTDNTIRYNAKRRHWRRTKLGF from the exons ATG CCTTCCCACAAGACCTTCAGGATCAAGAAGAAACTCGCCAAGAAGATGAGGCAGAACAGGCCCATCCCTTACTGGATCCGCATGAGAACCGACAATACCATCAG GTACAATGCTAAGCGCAGGCACTGGCGCCGCACCAAGCTTGGATTTTAA
- the LOC100782685 gene encoding probable LRR receptor-like serine/threonine-protein kinase At3g47570, with product MKHFSLVSLVFWSIYVHLFSLLTLNLLWFNPNMIAFASGNDTDYLALLKFRESISSDPLGILLSWNSSSHFCNWHGITCNPMHQRVTKLDLGGYKLKGSISPHIGNLSYMRIFNLNKNYLYGNIPQELGRLSQLQNFSVGNNSLEGKIPTNLTGCTHLKLLNLYGNNLIGKIPITIASLPKLQLLNVGNNKLTGGIPPFIGNLSALLYLSVESNNIEGDVPHEMCQLNNLIRIRMPVNKLTGTFPSCLYNVSSLIEISATDNQFHGSLPPNMFHTLPNLQRFYVALNQISGSIPPSIINVSKLSVLEISGNQFTGQVPPLGKLRDLFHLRLSWNKLGDNSANNLEFLKSLTNCSRLEMLSIADNNFGGHLPNSLGNLSTQLSQLNLGGNQISGEIPETIGNLIGLSFLTMQDNRIDGIIPTTFGKFQKMQVLDVSINKLLGEIGAFIGNLSQLFHLEMGENKLEGNIPPSIGNCQKLQYLNLSQNNLTGTIPLEVFNLSSLTNLLDLSYNSLSSSIPEEVGNLKHINLIDVSENHLSGYIPGTLGECTMLESLYLKGNTLQGIIPSSLASLKGLQRLDLSRNHLSGSIPDVLQNISFLEYFNVSFNMLEGEVPTEGVFRNASGFVMTGNSNLCGGIFELHLPPCPIKGKKLAQHHKFWLIAVIVSVAAFLLILSIILTIYWMRKRSNKLSLDSPTIDQLAKVSYQSLHNGTDGFSTTNLIGSGNFSSVYKGTLELEDKVVAIKVLNLQKKGARKSFIAECNALKSIKHRNLVQILTCCSSTDYKGQEFKALIFEYLKNGSLEQWLHPRTLTPEKPGTLNLDQRLNIMIDVASAIHYLHHECKESIIHCDLKPSNVLLDDDMTAHVSDFGLTRLLSTINGATSKQTSTIGIKGTVGYIPPEYGVGCEVSTNGDMYSFGILILEMLTGRRPTNEIFEDGQNLHNFVENSFPDNLLQILDPSLALKHEEATINEAHNQKLTPSVEKCLVSLFKIGLACSVKSPKERMNMMDVTRELSKIRTTFLSG from the exons ATGAAGCATTTTTCTCTCGTTTCACTTGTATTTTGGTCTATATATGTTCACCTGTTTTCTCTATTAACATTGAACTTACTATGGTTCAACCCAAACATGATTGCCTTTGCATCAGGAAATGATACTGATTATTTGGCACTGCTTAAATTCCGGGAATCCATATCCAGTGACCCACTTGGAATCTTGCTTTCTTGGAATAGTTCTTCTCACTTTTGTAATTGGCATGGAATCACATGCAATCCCATGCATCAAAGAGTTACAAAGTTAGACTTGGGAGGATACAAGTTGAAGGGTTCCATATCTCCCCACATAGGCAATCTCTCCTACATGAGAATCTTCAACCTCAACAAAAACTACTTGTATGGGAACATCCCACAAGAATTGGGACGGTTGTCACAATTGCAGAACTTCTCTGTGGGAAATAACTCATTGGAAGGGAAAATTCCTACAAACTTGACAGGTTGCACTCATCTCAAACTCCTAAACTTATATGGGAACAATCTGATTGGCAAAATACCGATTACAATTGCCTCACTACCGAAGCTTCAACTTCTGAATGTCGGGAACAATAAGTTAACTGGAGGAATCCCACCATTCATAGGGAATCTTTCTGCTCTACTTTATCTCTCAGTGGAGAGTAATAACATAGAGGGAGATGTTCCACATGAAATGTGCCAGCTAAACAACTTGATAAGGATACGGATGCCTGTCAACAAACTAACTGGAACATTTCCTTCATGTCTTTATAATGTCTCATCTCTCATCGAAATCTCAGCTACAGATAATCAATTTCATGGCTCTCTTCCACCTAACATGTTCCACACCCTCCCAAATCTCCAACGATTTTATGTTGCGCTCAACCAAATCTCAGGTTCAATCCCACCTTCCATCATAAATGTGTCTAAGCTTTCAGTACTTGAGATTAGTGGAAACCAATTCACAGGACAAGTTCCACCTCTAGGGAAGCTACGAGATCTTTTTCACCTAAGGTTGTCTTGGAACAAACTAGGTGACAATTCAGCTAATAATTTGGagtttttaaaatcattgacaaaCTGTAGTAGGTTGGAAATGTTATCCATAGCTGACAATAATTTTGGAGGTCATTTGCCAAATTCTTTGGGCAATTTATCCACCCAACTCAGTCAACTGAATCTTGGAGGTAATCAGATATCAGGAGAAATTCCAGAAACTATAGGAAATTTAATTGGCCTATCTTTCTTAACCATGCAAGATAACCGCATTGATGGGATTATCCCAACCACTTTTGGGAAGTTTCAAAAAATGCAAGTGTTAGATGTAAGTATAAACAAGTTGTTAGGAGAGATAGGAGCCTTCATAGGCAATCTCAGTCAATTGTTTCATTTGGAAATGGGTGAAAATAAGTTAGAAGGAAATATTCCTCCAAGCATAGGAAACTGCCAAAAGTTACAATACTTAAACCTTTCACAAAACAACCTTACAGGAACCATACCGCTAGAGGTTTTTAATCTTTCCTCTTTGACAAACTTGTTGGATTTGTCATACAACTCATTGAGCAGTAGTATACCAGAAGAAGTGGGAAACTTAAAGCATATCAATTTGATAGATGTGTCCGAGAATCATCTGTCTGGTTACATTCCTGGAACCCTCGGAGAATGCACAATGTTGGAGTCCCTTTATTTGAAAGGAAATACTTTACAAGGAATCATACCATCCTCTTTGGCATCACTTAAAGGTCTTCAACGTTTAGACCTGTCACGAAATCACTTGTCTGGATCAATTCCTGATGTTCTGCAAAACATTTCTTTCTTAGAATATTTCAATGTATCTTTTAACATGTTGGAAGGTGAGGTGCCAACTGAAGGTGTCTTTCGAAATGCAAGTGGATTTGTGATGACTGGAAATAGTAATCTTTGTGGAGGTATTTTCGAACTGCATCTGCCACCATGCCCTATCAAAGGTAAGAAACTTGCACAACACCACAAGTTTTGGTTGATAGCAGTGATAGTTAGTGTGGCTGCTTTTCTTCTCATACTTTCGATTATTCTAACTATCTACTGGATGAGAAAAAGAAGTAACAAACTATCTTTGGATTCACCAACAATTGACCAGCTGGCTAAAGTTTCATACCAAAGCTTGCACAATGGAACTGATGGTTTCTCAACAACAAACTTGATAGGCTCTGGAAATTTTAGCTCTGTCTACAAAGGAACTCTTGAGTTAGAAGACAAAGTTGTTGCAATAAAGGTCCTAAACCTTCAAAAAAAAGGAGCACGCAAGAGTTTCATTGCTGAATGCAATGCCCTTAAAAGTATTAAACATCGAAATCTGGTTCAGATTTTAACGTGTTGCTCCAGCACAGATTACAAAGGCCAAGAATTTAAAGCTTTGATATTTGAGTACCTGAAAAATGGGAGCCTAGAACAGTGGCTGCATCCAAGGACATTAACTCCTGAAAAGCCAGGAACATTGAACCTTGACCAAAGATTAAATATCATGATTGATGTTGCTTCTGCAATACATTATCTTCATCATGAATGTAAGGAGTCGATTATTCATTGTGATTTAAAGCCGAGTAATGTACTTCTTGATGATGATATGACTGCTCACGTGAGTGATTTTGGCTTAACAAGACTTCTTTCAACTATTAATGGTGCCACTTCTAAGCAAACAAGTACAATTGGAATAAAGGGGACTGTTGGCTACATTCCTCCAG aGTATGGAGTGGGTTGTGAGGTATCTACGAATGGCGACATGTATAGCTTTGGGATTCTTATCTTGGAAATGCTTACGGGAAGAAGACCCACAAATGAAATCTTTGAAGATGGTCAAAATTTGCACAACTTTGTGGAAAATTCATTTCCTGATAATCTTTTACAGATTTTGGATCCATCACTTGCACTGAAACATGAAGAAGCAACAATAAACGAAGCACATAATCAGAAACTTACTCCAAGTGTTGAAAAATGCTTAGTTTCGCTCTTTAAGATTGGACTTGCTTGTTCAGTGAAATCACCAAAAGAAAGAATGAATATGATGGATGTCACTAGAGAGCTAAGCAAAATTAGAACCACCTTTCTTTCGGGTTAA